A part of Entelurus aequoreus isolate RoL-2023_Sb linkage group LG03, RoL_Eaeq_v1.1, whole genome shotgun sequence genomic DNA contains:
- the LOC133646378 gene encoding insulinoma-associated protein 2, whose amino-acid sequence MPRGFLVKRNRRGLASYRLRNNHQPETCKKDGHHREEVEVTTPQNVWGTDVLLPVSCEASTEVWNLNVESALEAEADRRRAQLPYNDMDVLTPECDFSCFFPPPPLHGSPLTEACSQVKPVGATLPDTQGSEIPFPVSMERLFASKDSAMATGERLNRHNRTSAGNSCKKPKTNRKLNFEDEVTTSPVLGLRIKKESPGERKQHRHKSAAPLGEFICQLCKEEYTDPLSLAQHRCSRIVRVEYRCPECDKVFSCPANLASHRRWHKPRPVNHPAGERSAKEFKVDGKENELLCVVDGNSLAPPDSSPPFNPGESPPPGLLMLNVSPYGPSLPPAPPPPFVQALAEEEAYDCRYCGKKFRRQAYLKKHVAAAHEMAARAPSPYQVCACHLCGARFPSADIRDKHRVWHAMTGELLGGGLQADVYGGSREQQILTCKYCPSTFPSSPGLTRHVSKAHPGENLHVMMHMAVRN is encoded by the coding sequence ATGCCGCGAGGATTCTTAGTGAAGAGGAACCGTAGAGGCTTGGCGTCATATCGACTGAGAAATAACCACCAACCTGAGACGTGCAAGAAGGACGGACACCACCGCGAGGAGGTTGAAGTGACCACGCCGCAGAACGTCTGGGGGACGGATGTCCTACTCCCGGTGTCCTGCGAGGCTTCCACGGAGGTGTGGAACCTCAACGTGGAGTCCGCTCTGGAGGCGGAGGCGGACCGGCGGCGCGCGCAATTGCCGTACAACGACATGGACGTTCTCACGCCCGAGTGTGACTTCTCGTGCTTCTTTCCGCCTCCACCGCTACACGGCTCGCCTTTAACGGAAGCCTGTAGCCAGGTCAAGCCGGTCGGCGCGACACTACCGGACACACAGGGGAGCGAAATACCGTTTCCTGTTTCCATGGAGAGGCTTTTTGCTAGTAAAGACTCCGCCATGGCTACCGGAGAGAGACTGAACAGACACAACAGAACTTCGGCGGGAAACTCGTGTAAGAAACCAAAAACGAACCGGAAGCTTAACTTCGAGGACGAGGTCACGACTTCGCCCGTTTTAGGGCTGCGCATCAAGAAAGAAAGCCCGGGAGAGAGGAAGCAGCACCGGCACAAGTCCGCCGCTCCGCTCGGAGAgttcatctgccagctgtgtaaGGAGGAGTACACCGACCCGCTCTCCCTCGCGCAGCACCGGTGCTCGCGCATCGTCCGCGTCGAGTACCGCTGTCCCGAGTGCGACAAAGTCTTCAGTTGTCCGGCCAACTTGGCCTCGCACCGCCGCTGGCATAAACCGCGTCCGGTGAACCACCCGGCGGGAGAGAGGAGCGCTAAGGAGTTCAAGGTGGACGGGAAAGAGAACGAGCTGCTGTGCGTGGTGGACGGAAACAGCCTGGCGCCGCCGGACTCGTCGCCTCCTTTCAACCCGGGGGAGAGCCCGCCGCCGGGGCTCCTTATGCTGAACGTCAGCCCGTACGGGCCGTCCCTACCGCCCGCGCCTCCTCCGCCGTTCGTCCAGGCGCTGGCGGAAGAAGAGGCGTACGACTGTCGCTACTGCGGCAAGAAGTTCCGACGGCAAGCTTACCTGAAGAAGCACGTGGCGGCCGCGCACGAGATGGCCGCTCGAGCTCCCTCGCCGTACCAGGTGTGCGCGTGTCACCTGTGCGGCGCGCGCTTCCCGTCGGCCGACATCCGGGACAAGCACCGCGTATGGCACGCCATGACCGGCGAGCTGCTGGGAGGGGGACTCCAGGCGGATGTGTATGGCGGAAGCCGGGAGCAGCAGATTCTCACCTGCAAATATTGCCCGTCCACGTTCCCGAGTTCGCCGGGGCTCACGAGGCACGTCAGCAAGGCTCATCCCGGGGAGAACCTGCACGTCATGATGCACATGGCGGTGAGGAACTGA
- the nfkbiab gene encoding nuclear factor of kappa light polypeptide gene enhancer in B-cells inhibitor, alpha b, with amino-acid sequence MAFHRNTLINQMDYNREPKEGKPTHSTEERLDSGLDSLKEEEYQAVAEEICHLKLECEPSRQQRAACVSAELEEWKTQVTEDGDTLLHLAIIHEAKDYIRTMIDIFKNSDFLNVQNDQRQTPLHLAVITNQPDTCRRLLADGCDPTLTDDSGDMPIHIACRHGNLPCFSVITQFCRPEHLLTMMAACNYQGQNCLHLASVHSFLSLVENLVDLGADINSKEQRNGRSALHLAVDQQNLSLVRLLLKKGADPNLLTSGGHTPFHLTYGRDNEDIKRELLMLTHPDLRELPDSESEDEEEEEEEEDRKSDEEVGYDDYQWNGH; translated from the exons ATGGCCTTCCATAGGAACACTTTAATCAACCAAATGGATTACAACCGGGAGCCTAAAGAAGGGAAGCCGACTCACTCGACCGAAGAGCGGTTGGATAGCGGATTAGACTCCCTCAAAGAGGAGGAGTACCAGGCGGTTGCAGAAGAAATATGTCACCTAAAGCTGGAGTGTGAGCCATCGCGGCAGCAGCGAGCGGCCTGTGTATCAGCCGAGCTAGAAGAATGGAAGACACAAGTAACAGAAGACGGAGACAC GCTTCTCCACTTGGCGATTATCCACGAGGCAAAGGACTACATCCGAACGATGATTGACATTTTCAAGAACTCAGACTTCCTCAATGTCCAAAATGACCAGCGACAG ACTCCTCTGCATTTAGCGGTGATAACCAACCAGCCAGACACGTGTCGGCGTCTCCTGGCGGACGGCTGTGACCCCACGCTGACGGACGACAGTGGTGACATGCCCATTCATATCGCCTGTCGCCATGGCAACCTGCCATGCTTCAGTGTCATCACGCAGTTCTGTCGCCCGGAACATTTACTCACAATGATGGCGGCCTGCAACTACCAAG GTCAGAACTGCCTCCACTTGGCCTCAGTTCACAGTTTCCTGTCACTAGTAGAGAATCTTGTGGATTTAGGAGCTGATATCAATTCAAAG GAGCAGCGCAATGGACGCAGTGCGTTGCACCTGGCCGTTGACCAGCAGAACCTGTCGTTGGTCCGACTGTTGCTGAAAAAAGGAGCAGACCCCAATCTCTTGACATCCGGTGGCCACACCCCATTCCACCTCACCTATGGGCGTGATAATGAAGACATCAAACGCGAGCTGCTTATGTTGACCCATCCTGACCTGAGGGAGCTGCCTGACAGCGAAtcggaggatgaggaggaggaggaagaagaggaggataGAAAGTCGGATGAAGAG gttggTTACGACGACTACCAGTGGAACGGTCATTAA